The following coding sequences are from one Vibrio syngnathi window:
- a CDS encoding chromosome partitioning protein ParA, with amino-acid sequence MKNGLVCALAVMIIVGCKESNEPNAAVVEQPSVISHIDKTPELVAELKAQETIDDQLRLLYERFEPMLDRSDSLTGTDANNDGIRDDIEAFINALEVTEPVRKSLKQNARYSQENLYHDFSKKTKANIDKAMAMGNKYNKVIACKKFVGIPVRDRTNTGKTTRALTYNTKARTMAYLAYSHLLDGSVSTSLKAEAQYCE; translated from the coding sequence ATGAAAAATGGGTTAGTCTGCGCATTAGCCGTGATGATAATCGTGGGGTGCAAAGAATCGAATGAGCCAAACGCTGCTGTAGTGGAACAACCGAGTGTCATCTCTCACATAGATAAAACACCTGAGCTAGTTGCGGAATTAAAGGCACAAGAGACAATTGATGATCAACTTAGGCTGCTTTATGAGCGTTTTGAACCCATGCTTGACCGCAGTGACTCTCTTACTGGTACGGATGCAAACAACGATGGTATCCGCGACGACATTGAGGCGTTTATTAATGCGCTAGAAGTGACCGAGCCAGTCCGAAAATCCTTAAAACAAAACGCTCGCTACTCACAAGAAAACCTGTACCACGACTTCTCGAAAAAGACTAAAGCCAATATCGACAAGGCAATGGCGATGGGTAATAAATATAACAAAGTTATCGCCTGTAAGAAGTTTGTTGGCATTCCAGTCAGAGATAGAACAAATACAGGAAAAACCACTAGAGCTCTCACCTACAACACCAAAGCACGCACCATGGCCTACCTTGCTTATAGCCACCTATTAGATGGTTCCGTAAGTACCTCTCTAAAAGCAGAGGCACAGTACTGTGAATAA
- a CDS encoding tetratricopeptide repeat protein produces MIKQSCTFLTSLSLLLSANTFAYDLEIEAFEGEELTLLKNAETSSDNELLMQAANLLIEDSMYEENLQRGYQYMNQVAESGEVKAMITLADNYYYEEQYEKALAWYHQAETSKDPYVLYSLGVMYFDGEGTPVDLKKGNDYYLASAKAGYSDAMYQLAFSYDEGQGVAQDFSKSAYWFEQSANLGDASAMYNLGISYLNGQGVEKSCSKAMQLFSNAIEEDEHTLSYVKMGDIYSSTRYKKPCGFKTTDAKKALEYYTRAAMQGNDYGQYSVGYAYRNGHGTWSDFVKALAWFEVAQEYGNSDAEKEIIDVKQYMSKENIAAAAQLKDSLIEDIW; encoded by the coding sequence ATGATAAAGCAAAGTTGTACTTTTTTAACGTCACTGTCGCTGCTGCTATCAGCTAACACTTTTGCATACGATCTTGAGATAGAAGCTTTTGAAGGCGAAGAACTCACACTTTTAAAGAACGCAGAAACGTCTAGCGACAACGAATTGCTAATGCAGGCTGCTAACCTTTTAATTGAAGATTCAATGTATGAAGAGAACTTACAACGCGGATATCAGTACATGAATCAAGTCGCGGAATCTGGCGAGGTAAAAGCGATGATTACCTTGGCAGATAATTATTACTACGAAGAGCAATACGAAAAAGCACTGGCTTGGTACCATCAAGCTGAAACCAGCAAAGACCCTTATGTGCTCTACTCATTAGGCGTAATGTATTTTGATGGTGAAGGTACACCTGTCGACCTGAAGAAAGGCAACGACTATTACCTAGCTTCTGCAAAAGCGGGTTATTCTGACGCTATGTATCAACTCGCGTTTTCATACGATGAAGGTCAAGGCGTCGCTCAAGACTTCTCCAAATCTGCGTATTGGTTTGAGCAATCTGCAAACTTAGGCGACGCAAGTGCCATGTACAACTTGGGTATTTCTTACCTAAATGGACAAGGTGTTGAAAAGAGTTGCTCTAAAGCGATGCAATTATTTAGCAACGCCATTGAAGAAGATGAACATACACTTTCTTATGTGAAGATGGGTGATATTTACTCTTCTACTCGATACAAAAAACCGTGTGGTTTCAAAACGACAGACGCAAAAAAAGCATTAGAGTATTACACTCGCGCCGCAATGCAGGGCAACGATTATGGTCAATATTCCGTTGGTTACGCCTACCGTAATGGTCACGGTACATGGAGCGATTTTGTTAAAGCGCTAGCATGGTTTGAAGTCGCACAGGAATACGGAAACTCGGATGCAGAGAAAGAGATAATCGACGTGAAACAGTACATGTCGAAAGAAAACATTGCCGCAGCTGCGCAGCTTAAAGACTCTTTAATCGAAGATATCTGGTAA
- a CDS encoding chromosome partitioning protein ParA has product MKNLLVCTLSVMLIVGCKGSNKAIENGVEQPIVISNIEKTPELTAELKAQPTIDDQFRLLYERFEPMLDRSDSLTGTDANNDGIRDDIEAFIDALEVTEPVRKALKQNAHYTQENLYHDFSQKTDANIKKALYISDKYGKVIACKEFVGIDVDDRINTSNTITSLTYNTKARTMAYLAYNHLQDGSVSTLLPAEEKYCE; this is encoded by the coding sequence ATGAAAAATTTGTTAGTTTGCACTTTATCGGTGATGTTAATTGTAGGATGTAAAGGATCTAATAAGGCAATTGAAAATGGAGTGGAACAACCGATTGTCATATCAAACATAGAGAAAACACCTGAACTAACCGCAGAGTTAAAGGCACAACCGACAATCGATGACCAGTTTAGGCTGCTATATGAGCGTTTTGAACCCATGCTCGACCGCAGCGATTCTCTTACTGGTACTGATGCAAACAATGATGGTATCCGCGACGACATTGAGGCATTTATCGATGCGTTAGAAGTGACCGAGCCAGTCCGAAAAGCCTTAAAGCAAAATGCCCATTACACACAAGAAAACCTCTATCACGATTTTTCACAAAAGACCGACGCTAATATCAAAAAAGCTCTATATATTTCAGATAAATACGGCAAAGTCATTGCTTGTAAGGAATTTGTTGGTATTGATGTGGATGACAGGATAAACACCTCCAACACAATCACATCTCTCACCTACAACACCAAAGCCCGTACTATGGCGTACTTAGCTTATAATCATTTACAAGATGGATCTGTAAGTACACTCCTTCCTGCTGAGGAGAAATACTGTGAATAA
- the folX gene encoding dihydroneopterin triphosphate 2'-epimerase, with the protein MNHNAIITITNLRLRTFIGFNEEEKSKQQDIVINAEIHYPANNLCLSDDVDNALNYKNICKKIIQHVESGRFLLLEKLTSDVLGICIDHPWVKYAQVRIDKPHALRFADSVSLTLSYEADNDNNS; encoded by the coding sequence ATGAATCACAACGCCATTATTACCATTACAAACCTGAGACTAAGAACCTTCATCGGCTTCAACGAAGAAGAAAAGTCTAAGCAGCAAGACATCGTTATCAATGCAGAGATCCACTACCCCGCTAACAACCTTTGTCTCTCAGATGATGTGGACAACGCGCTTAACTACAAAAACATCTGCAAGAAGATCATTCAACATGTCGAATCCGGAAGGTTTCTGCTTTTGGAAAAGCTAACCAGTGACGTTCTCGGCATTTGTATCGATCATCCATGGGTAAAATACGCTCAAGTGAGAATCGACAAGCCTCATGCGCTACGTTTTGCTGACTCTGTTTCGCTCACTCTGAGCTATGAAGCAGACAACGACAATAATTCATAA
- a CDS encoding esterase/lipase family protein: MSVDWVSIEFDIAIPVVLAHGIAAQSDTWDDATAPGVLSALDDYGVRYTRFSAEKNGTTATNANILNKKIQGFLDELKSDKVHVIAHSKGGLDTQNLKALSPSFEIKSLSTFSTPHLGSVAADLSVIKMDHYANIYSNIGTDPNNYAGKYMRLPDIPFAGPKMPGIRDLTTNTASNAIQMRTRGNIRNTFSIGADADLNQDGVIQKDPDIVGLFPWGSRWAGVTAWQTLRNFSSATYLDTKTQWMTCQVFMVHTLIQLRL, translated from the coding sequence ATGTCTGTCGATTGGGTTTCAATAGAATTCGACATTGCTATCCCAGTTGTCCTTGCGCATGGTATTGCTGCACAATCTGACACGTGGGATGACGCTACCGCTCCTGGAGTGTTATCAGCACTCGATGATTATGGGGTTCGTTACACTCGCTTTTCTGCTGAAAAAAATGGCACAACAGCGACTAACGCAAACATCTTGAACAAAAAAATCCAGGGTTTTCTTGATGAGTTGAAATCCGATAAAGTCCACGTTATTGCGCACAGTAAAGGAGGACTTGATACACAAAACCTCAAAGCGCTCAGCCCTTCCTTTGAAATTAAGTCTCTTTCTACGTTTTCCACTCCTCACCTTGGTAGCGTTGCGGCAGATTTATCTGTGATAAAAATGGATCACTATGCCAACATCTACAGCAACATCGGCACGGATCCCAACAATTACGCGGGCAAGTACATGCGACTACCTGACATCCCTTTCGCTGGTCCTAAAATGCCCGGCATACGTGACCTAACCACAAATACCGCGTCAAACGCAATACAAATGCGTACACGGGGCAATATTCGAAATACCTTTTCTATTGGTGCAGATGCTGATCTCAACCAAGACGGTGTTATACAAAAAGACCCTGATATCGTAGGACTTTTCCCATGGGGATCTCGCTGGGCGGGTGTCACCGCTTGGCAAACTCTCAGAAATTTTAGCTCTGCTACCTATCTCGATACCAAAACGCAATGGATGACATGCCAGGTGTTTATGGTTCACACGCTCATCCAATTACGTCTGTAA
- the folK gene encoding 2-amino-4-hydroxy-6-hydroxymethyldihydropteridine diphosphokinase codes for MANVYVSIGSNINREHHVTESLKALNDRFAPLHISNFYDCEPVGFEGDNFLNLVVGFECDLPVDELVQVLHQIEAENDRKRQTKTYASRTMDIDILLYGNQVGVIDGVELPRGEITEYAFVLRPLVDVAAQERHPTLDISFQQLWENFDQLSQKTEPIPFELSFT; via the coding sequence ATGGCCAACGTCTACGTCAGCATCGGAAGCAACATTAACCGCGAACACCACGTCACAGAATCTCTCAAAGCATTGAATGACCGCTTTGCACCGTTGCACATTTCTAATTTCTACGATTGCGAGCCTGTCGGCTTCGAGGGGGACAACTTCCTAAACCTTGTCGTTGGGTTTGAATGTGACCTCCCTGTCGATGAACTGGTTCAGGTTCTACATCAAATCGAAGCAGAGAATGATCGCAAGCGTCAAACCAAAACCTATGCTTCACGCACAATGGATATAGACATCCTTCTTTATGGTAATCAAGTGGGCGTTATCGATGGCGTAGAGCTGCCTAGAGGCGAAATCACCGAGTACGCATTTGTACTCAGGCCGTTAGTCGATGTTGCCGCGCAAGAACGCCACCCCACTCTAGACATCTCATTTCAGCAGCTCTGGGAAAACTTCGATCAGTTGAGCCAGAAAACCGAACCCATCCCGTTCGAGCTCAGTTTCACTTAG
- a CDS encoding chromosome partitioning protein ParA — MKNGLVYTLAVMLIVGCKESNEPNAAVVEQPSVISHIEKTPELVAELKAQETIDDQFRLLYERFEPMLDRSDSLTGADANKDGIRDDIEAFIDALEVTEPVRKSLKQEARQAQESLYHDWSEKNNANIKKALAISHKYNKILACKKFVGIDVDDNINTGRTVDVLTYNTKARTMTYLAYNHLLDGSVSTSLKAEAQYCE; from the coding sequence ATGAAAAATGGGTTAGTCTACACGTTAGCAGTGATGTTAATTGTGGGGTGCAAAGAATCGAATGAGCCAAACGCTGCTGTAGTGGAACAACCGAGTGTCATATCTCACATCGAGAAAACACCTGAGCTAGTTGCGGAATTAAAGGCACAAGAGACAATTGATGATCAGTTTAGGCTGCTATATGAGCGTTTTGAACCCATGCTTGACCGTAGTGACTCTCTTACTGGTGCGGATGCAAACAAAGACGGTATCCGCGACGACATTGAGGCGTTTATTGATGCGCTAGAAGTGACCGAGCCAGTCCGAAAATCCTTAAAACAAGAAGCTCGGCAGGCACAAGAAAGTCTTTATCACGACTGGAGTGAAAAGAATAACGCCAATATAAAAAAGGCACTAGCGATTAGCCATAAATATAACAAAATTCTCGCTTGTAAGAAATTTGTTGGTATTGATGTTGATGACAATATAAATACAGGAAGAACCGTTGATGTACTCACTTACAATACAAAAGCCCGCACTATGACTTACTTGGCTTATAACCACCTATTAGATGGTTCCGTAAGTACCTCTCTAAAAGCAGAGGCACAGTACTGTGAATAA
- the folM gene encoding dihydromonapterin reductase has translation MSETILITGVGKRLGFALAQQLLADGYEVVGTYRSDYPQLQLLRDSGADLQQVDFYQQSSLEGFLDYVGQEYKTLRAVIHNASDWKSESKKDPSENASHIMHQMMTIHATVPYLFNLTLKDQLISGDQTSDIIHISDYVAEKGSKKHIAYAASKAALNNLTLSFSAMLAPKVKVNTLSPAMIKFNEHDDEAYKTKALQKALIPTEAGFEEIIDGIKFVLASHYMTGRTLHLDGGRHLK, from the coding sequence ATGAGTGAAACGATACTAATAACCGGCGTGGGAAAGCGACTCGGTTTCGCACTGGCGCAGCAACTTTTAGCGGATGGATACGAAGTGGTTGGCACTTACCGCAGCGACTATCCTCAACTGCAACTGTTGCGCGACAGTGGAGCCGATTTGCAGCAAGTCGACTTTTATCAACAAAGCAGCTTAGAGGGCTTTCTTGATTATGTTGGTCAAGAATATAAGACACTCAGAGCCGTCATACACAACGCTTCGGACTGGAAATCTGAGAGCAAGAAAGATCCCAGTGAAAATGCATCACACATCATGCACCAGATGATGACGATTCACGCTACCGTGCCTTATCTGTTCAATTTAACACTCAAAGACCAACTGATATCTGGCGATCAAACTTCAGACATCATCCACATCAGTGACTACGTTGCAGAAAAAGGCAGTAAAAAACACATTGCTTACGCGGCCAGTAAAGCGGCGCTCAACAACCTAACGCTATCGTTTTCAGCGATGCTGGCTCCCAAGGTCAAAGTAAATACCCTCTCTCCAGCCATGATTAAGTTTAATGAGCATGACGATGAGGCATACAAGACCAAAGCGCTGCAGAAAGCTCTGATTCCCACAGAAGCGGGCTTTGAGGAAATAATAGATGGCATCAAGTTTGTGTTGGCCAGTCACTACATGACAGGAAGAACTTTGCACCTTGATGGCGGCAGACATTTGAAGTAA
- a CDS encoding cytosolic protein gives MFIHHVNGIDWLVITAFDELKTMFIEDAGPIPSYFSTASELSLIDQAKRSYGFLPKLRGVITDTGTYQSENLDEDLNPQLACIVEGRGRVFIYHGDYVAFVDDEQTFITRMD, from the coding sequence ATGTTTATCCATCACGTTAACGGCATCGACTGGCTGGTGATTACAGCTTTTGATGAACTGAAAACTATGTTTATCGAAGATGCAGGCCCAATCCCATCTTACTTCTCGACCGCCAGCGAATTGAGCCTGATTGATCAAGCCAAGCGCAGCTATGGATTTTTACCTAAACTCCGCGGTGTGATCACTGATACCGGAACGTATCAAAGTGAAAATCTTGACGAAGATTTGAACCCACAGCTTGCGTGCATAGTGGAAGGGCGAGGTCGGGTGTTTATTTATCACGGCGACTATGTGGCTTTTGTCGATGACGAACAAACCTTCATTACCCGCATGGACTGA
- a CDS encoding YcxB family protein, whose translation MPKDPGFTTEYTLDKTFFAECYDQTSLPTQFPKAYLKGILFLVFGVVLLEFELLPNGYVGWFFIVLSVIEAFSVYCKRTWWLWRQKISSGAGSKVVFTGDTDGVSYKNRKTTNTIAWRDIDQLEQTNLGLILHIGKQRQYVSKSCLSDEAIAFMIEQHEVS comes from the coding sequence ATGCCTAAAGATCCCGGTTTCACCACAGAATACACCCTCGACAAAACGTTTTTTGCAGAGTGTTATGATCAAACTAGCCTTCCGACTCAATTTCCAAAAGCCTATTTGAAAGGAATATTGTTTCTTGTTTTTGGTGTGGTTCTACTGGAGTTTGAACTATTACCTAACGGTTACGTTGGTTGGTTCTTTATTGTTTTGAGTGTGATTGAAGCGTTCAGTGTATATTGCAAGAGAACCTGGTGGTTATGGCGACAAAAAATCAGCTCAGGTGCTGGTAGCAAAGTGGTCTTTACAGGGGATACTGATGGTGTGAGTTATAAAAACCGCAAAACCACCAATACTATTGCTTGGCGTGACATCGACCAACTTGAACAGACCAATCTCGGCCTTATCCTTCATATTGGAAAACAGCGTCAATATGTGAGTAAATCTTGTTTAAGCGATGAAGCCATTGCCTTCATGATTGAACAACACGAAGTTTCATAA
- a CDS encoding chromosome partitioning protein ParA — translation MKNGLVYTLAVMLIVGCKESNEPNAAVVEQPSVISHIEKTPELVAELKAQETIDDQLRLLYERFEPMLDRSDSLTGTDANNDGIRDDIEAFIDALEVTEPVRKALKQEARQAQESLYHDWNAKTDANIRKALDISYKYDKVLACKEFVGIPVRDITNTGRTVDALTYNTKARTMTYLAYNHLLNGSVSTLLAAEAKFCE, via the coding sequence ATGAAAAATGGGTTAGTCTACACGTTAGCAGTGATGTTAATTGTGGGGTGCAAAGAATCGAATGAGCCAAACGCTGCTGTAGTGGAACAACCGAGTGTCATCTCTCACATAGAGAAAACACCTGAGCTAGTCGCGGAATTAAAGGCACAAGAAACAATTGATGATCAACTTAGGCTTCTATATGAGCGTTTTGAACCCATGCTTGACCGCAGCGACTCTCTTACTGGTACGGATGCAAACAATGATGGTATCCGCGATGACATTGAGGCGTTTATCGATGCGTTAGAAGTGACCGAGCCAGTCCGAAAAGCCTTAAAACAAGAGGCTCGGCAGGCACAAGAAAGTCTTTATCACGACTGGAATGCAAAGACCGATGCGAACATCAGAAAAGCACTCGACATTTCATACAAATACGACAAAGTACTCGCTTGTAAAGAGTTTGTTGGTATTCCTGTAAGAGATATAACCAATACAGGAAGAACCGTTGATGCGCTCACTTACAATACCAAAGCCCGCACTATGACTTACTTGGCTTACAATCACCTATTAAATGGTTCCGTAAGTACGCTCCTTGCTGCGGAGGCAAAATTCTGTGAATAA
- a CDS encoding patatin-like phospholipase family protein: MEKTISLVLGSGGARGLVHVGIIRWLIEHGYQIKSISGCSIGALIGGVYAAGKLDEFEEWVTSIDQSDMAMMLDFSWQSSGIFKGDKIIDTLRGLIGEISIEDLPIPYTAVAANVADEKEVWLQSGSLFDAIRASISLPLFFTPHVINGEVLIDGGVLNPVPIAPTFSDKTDFTLAVNLGGEPEMLQQEVIPVSLPTKESNLHEKVVHFIDNLGSGVKSKMSFNFAAYDIANQAFDAMQSTIARQKLAAYPADITLEIPRNACGTLEFYRSQEMIDRGYHLAQAKLGNRL, from the coding sequence ATGGAAAAAACGATCTCGTTGGTACTTGGCAGTGGTGGCGCAAGAGGCTTGGTTCACGTTGGAATCATCCGTTGGTTAATTGAGCATGGCTATCAGATAAAATCCATCTCTGGTTGTTCAATTGGCGCACTTATCGGTGGTGTCTATGCGGCGGGTAAGTTGGATGAATTTGAAGAGTGGGTCACCAGTATCGACCAATCGGATATGGCGATGATGTTGGACTTTTCATGGCAATCGAGTGGTATCTTCAAAGGGGACAAGATCATCGACACTCTGCGTGGATTGATCGGCGAGATTTCAATTGAAGATCTGCCTATCCCTTATACCGCAGTTGCCGCCAATGTCGCTGATGAAAAAGAGGTTTGGTTGCAATCAGGTTCTCTGTTTGATGCTATTCGCGCTTCTATCTCTTTGCCACTGTTCTTCACACCTCACGTCATCAATGGTGAAGTGCTGATTGATGGAGGAGTGCTCAACCCCGTACCGATTGCGCCTACCTTTAGTGATAAGACAGACTTTACGCTGGCTGTGAACTTAGGTGGTGAACCTGAGATGCTTCAACAGGAAGTGATACCGGTTTCGCTACCAACAAAAGAGAGCAATCTGCATGAGAAGGTTGTTCACTTTATCGATAATCTAGGTAGCGGTGTAAAAAGTAAAATGAGCTTCAATTTTGCTGCCTACGACATTGCTAACCAAGCGTTTGATGCGATGCAATCGACCATTGCTCGCCAAAAATTGGCCGCTTACCCCGCCGACATTACGCTTGAGATCCCACGTAATGCCTGTGGCACCTTAGAGTTTTATCGTTCACAAGAGATGATAGACAGAGGCTACCATTTGGCACAGGCTAAACTGGGCAACCGACTTTAA
- a CDS encoding choice-of-anchor X domain-containing protein, whose protein sequence is MKFIKQLVLVFSLFCTLITPVIASNAIPVGMSTSTTLSQPVTSNDNEITMLFTIDKADALKTEIIVPIDNATVYLVRPNGQIATSSNDVQANILSGDTQNPPLPGSYVFLPEVAAPESGEWKIIVDFPNPSYNTVIIAQIAIQSPIAFGMAIAANQFVLGEPVPVSALLTNKGSPLSGAQTHAVITDENRIETHLKLKDDGADFDTLAKDGVYSNIFQPTTEGEYQIDGVTSVQDNGMTIVRQASKKIHVFPADIEFASHSLAPLFSSEGCLIAIEQRLELDVKSAGDFAIHGYLTDGINELNTSKRMQLKPAKQIITLQYSTEDIFESFDSASTLTSNPTIIYTITHDDIRISAPRIKFKETIELASFERCREPIEITGALLTTPNMSQDGTYIDSLTFEFPVHVTLNGTYTGSVNIVGAKGEYLELVSFQEPLVSGENTIRFNVLGGTFKQANGPYELNALLIYSGVDSYRQGVLGQTPTYQASDFSPPVNVTLPSNLLGLERQNWQAIPASEIIEHRVGGYLRAGAAIPYDYETLASFDLSSVRGQIKQATLIVNFGESSLQYPFNNVGAYVVNRTWSPSTLSYDTFCESFIVCPAWSNRLTTFNNVKAGQSLDFTSSKLLEVLNEKRESGLNKLDIVLTSSPYERSFFIGVKQVSLFIEY, encoded by the coding sequence ATGAAATTCATCAAACAATTAGTGTTGGTGTTCAGTCTTTTCTGTACCCTCATCACACCGGTGATCGCGAGCAACGCAATACCTGTTGGGATGAGTACAAGCACGACACTATCTCAGCCTGTGACTAGTAACGATAACGAAATAACAATGTTGTTCACTATTGATAAAGCTGACGCATTAAAAACAGAAATCATCGTACCGATTGATAATGCGACTGTTTATTTAGTCAGACCAAACGGACAAATCGCGACATCATCCAATGACGTTCAAGCGAACATCCTCTCAGGTGACACGCAAAATCCGCCACTGCCGGGTAGCTATGTGTTTTTACCTGAAGTAGCCGCCCCTGAATCTGGCGAATGGAAGATCATCGTTGATTTTCCAAACCCCAGTTACAACACGGTAATTATTGCGCAGATTGCTATCCAATCCCCTATTGCGTTTGGCATGGCGATAGCCGCTAACCAATTTGTGCTCGGTGAGCCAGTTCCTGTCTCAGCGTTGCTGACAAACAAAGGTTCTCCCCTTTCAGGAGCCCAAACTCATGCAGTAATCACGGATGAAAATAGAATAGAAACACATCTCAAATTAAAGGATGACGGTGCGGATTTCGATACTCTGGCTAAAGATGGCGTCTATAGCAATATTTTCCAACCAACAACCGAAGGGGAATATCAAATTGATGGCGTGACCTCTGTTCAAGACAACGGGATGACCATCGTTCGTCAAGCAAGCAAAAAGATTCATGTCTTTCCTGCTGATATCGAATTTGCCAGCCACTCACTCGCGCCTTTGTTCTCCTCTGAAGGTTGCTTGATCGCTATCGAACAACGTTTGGAACTTGATGTAAAATCAGCGGGTGATTTTGCTATTCATGGTTATCTCACCGACGGAATTAATGAACTTAACACTAGTAAGCGTATGCAGCTCAAACCCGCAAAGCAGATAATCACTCTACAGTACTCAACAGAAGATATTTTTGAATCTTTTGATTCAGCATCTACATTGACTTCCAATCCGACTATCATCTACACAATCACACATGATGACATAAGAATTTCAGCGCCTAGAATTAAGTTCAAAGAAACGATTGAATTAGCGTCGTTTGAACGTTGTCGAGAGCCTATTGAAATCACGGGAGCCCTACTGACTACGCCCAACATGTCTCAAGATGGAACATACATAGATTCATTAACATTTGAATTTCCTGTGCATGTCACACTTAACGGAACCTACACTGGTTCTGTCAATATCGTTGGAGCAAAAGGCGAATATCTTGAGTTGGTGAGCTTCCAAGAGCCACTGGTTTCCGGCGAAAACACCATCAGATTTAACGTTCTAGGTGGAACGTTTAAGCAAGCTAATGGGCCATATGAACTTAATGCACTGTTAATTTATAGCGGCGTCGATTCCTACCGACAAGGCGTACTCGGACAGACACCAACATACCAAGCGTCTGACTTTAGCCCGCCAGTAAATGTTACGTTGCCATCAAATTTATTAGGCCTCGAAAGACAGAACTGGCAAGCTATTCCGGCTTCAGAGATCATTGAGCATCGTGTCGGAGGTTACCTGAGAGCAGGAGCCGCAATCCCTTACGACTACGAAACGTTAGCAAGTTTTGATTTAAGTTCAGTTCGCGGACAAATTAAGCAGGCAACGCTGATTGTTAATTTCGGAGAATCAAGCCTCCAGTACCCATTCAATAATGTAGGTGCATATGTCGTAAATCGAACTTGGTCTCCAAGCACATTAAGTTACGACACATTCTGTGAATCTTTTATAGTATGCCCAGCGTGGAGTAATCGATTAACAACATTCAACAACGTAAAAGCGGGACAATCTTTAGATTTCACAAGTTCCAAACTATTAGAGGTGTTAAATGAGAAGAGAGAGTCAGGGCTAAATAAACTTGATATAGTACTTACCTCTTCTCCTTATGAAAGAAGTTTTTTCATCGGTGTTAAGCAAGTGTCATTGTTCATCGAATACTGA
- the folE gene encoding GTP cyclohydrolase I FolE: MLNTEAEKVREALLARGLETPMTPSEMNPNQKYNRIKGLLTEVVSTLGLDLTDDSLAETPHRIAKMYVHEIFSGLDYDNFPKISVIENKMSVDEMVKVSDIDLTSTCEHHFITIDGLAEVAYIPENRILGLSKINRIVRFFAQRPQVQERLTQQILVAIQTLVETENVAVTIKATHYCVKSRGVMDANSETSTTALGGIFKTNPQTRAEFLR; this comes from the coding sequence ATGCTGAACACAGAAGCCGAAAAAGTAAGAGAAGCTTTGCTCGCAAGAGGACTTGAAACTCCAATGACACCGAGCGAAATGAATCCCAACCAGAAGTACAACCGCATCAAAGGACTGCTGACGGAAGTGGTCAGTACGCTTGGGCTGGATTTAACCGATGACAGCCTTGCTGAAACACCTCATCGCATTGCAAAGATGTACGTCCATGAGATATTTTCAGGGCTCGATTACGATAACTTCCCGAAAATCAGTGTTATAGAAAACAAAATGTCGGTTGATGAAATGGTCAAGGTATCGGATATCGATTTAACGTCGACGTGCGAACACCACTTCATTACCATCGATGGCTTAGCGGAAGTGGCTTATATACCTGAAAACAGGATTCTTGGGCTGTCTAAAATAAACCGTATCGTTCGATTCTTTGCTCAGCGTCCTCAGGTACAAGAACGCCTTACTCAGCAAATCCTAGTCGCGATACAGACTCTAGTAGAGACAGAAAACGTGGCCGTGACGATTAAAGCCACGCACTATTGCGTTAAATCCAGAGGCGTCATGGATGCAAACTCTGAAACCTCAACGACCGCTCTCGGTGGTATTTTCAAAACTAACCCTCAAACCAGAGCTGAGTTTCTACGATGA